One segment of Thermococcus sp. AM4 DNA contains the following:
- a CDS encoding 50S ribosomal protein L37e, whose amino-acid sequence MGAGTEPKGKRNRTPTHIRCRRCGRRAFNVKKGYCAACGFGRSRRMRKYRWSHKWKKKRNLPY is encoded by the coding sequence ATGGGAGCGGGCACAGAGCCAAAGGGTAAGCGGAATCGTACTCCGACCCACATAAGGTGCAGGCGCTGTGGTAGAAGAGCTTTCAACGTCAAGAAGGGCTACTGCGCCGCCTGCGGCTTCGGCAGGAGCAGGAGAATGAGGAAGTACCGCTGGAGCCACAAGTGGAAGAAGAAGAGGAACCTCCCCTACTGA
- the glyS gene encoding glycine--tRNA ligase, which yields MGEQDKYEVLQDLMRRRGFAWGSFEIYGGSRGFYDYGPLGATIKRKIEQKIREAFQREGFFELETPDITPEKVFIASGHVEKFVDPLVECKKCGARFRADHLVEEALGMDVEGLSAEELTKLIREHDIRCPECGGELSDVWYFNLMFETKIGPYGDQKGYLRPETAQGMFVNFKRLNAFARNKLPFGVFQIGKAYRNEISPRQGMLRLREFTQAEAEIFFNPKETEHPHFDEVKDEVLRLYPIEHQLKGLGEIELTAEEAVKKGYIMNTFFAYYMVMVKRTLLDIGIPEEKIRFRQQLPEERAHYSRDTWDAEIHSERFGWVECVGIANRGDYDLSRHMRESGADLTVLIHYDEPKIVRKLEVSLNLKRVGPKLRKDAKRINELIKGWDEEKKRELVGILEKEGKITIEGYELERDDFIIREVEEKITGEKIVPHVLEPSFGIDRPFYLLLENSLVIEEDRTYLKLKKDMAPIEVAVLPLVAKEPLKSIAYDVFRKLQKAGFIVVYDEKDTIGKRYLRYDEIGTPYCVTIDNQTPEDNTVTIRDRDTREQVRVKIEELPSKLRELIFGE from the coding sequence ATGGGGGAGCAGGACAAGTACGAGGTTCTCCAGGATCTGATGAGGAGGCGAGGCTTCGCGTGGGGCAGCTTTGAAATCTACGGCGGTTCACGCGGATTCTACGACTACGGCCCGCTCGGCGCGACGATAAAGAGGAAGATAGAGCAGAAAATAAGGGAAGCTTTCCAGAGGGAGGGCTTCTTCGAGCTCGAAACGCCTGACATAACGCCGGAGAAGGTATTCATAGCGAGCGGACACGTCGAGAAGTTCGTCGACCCGCTCGTCGAGTGTAAGAAGTGCGGCGCCAGGTTTAGAGCCGACCACCTCGTCGAGGAAGCCCTTGGCATGGACGTCGAGGGGTTATCAGCTGAGGAACTCACGAAGCTTATTAGAGAACACGACATCCGCTGTCCCGAGTGCGGCGGCGAGCTGTCCGATGTGTGGTACTTCAACCTCATGTTTGAGACGAAAATCGGCCCCTACGGCGACCAGAAAGGTTACTTAAGGCCAGAGACGGCCCAGGGAATGTTCGTGAACTTCAAAAGGCTGAACGCCTTCGCGAGGAACAAGCTCCCCTTCGGCGTCTTCCAGATTGGGAAAGCTTACAGGAACGAGATTTCACCGAGGCAGGGAATGTTGAGGCTCAGGGAGTTCACGCAGGCAGAGGCCGAGATATTCTTCAACCCGAAGGAGACAGAGCACCCGCACTTCGACGAGGTTAAGGACGAGGTTTTGAGGCTCTACCCGATAGAGCACCAGCTCAAGGGCCTTGGCGAGATTGAGCTCACCGCCGAGGAAGCTGTAAAGAAAGGCTACATTATGAACACCTTCTTCGCCTACTACATGGTCATGGTCAAGAGAACCCTCCTCGACATCGGCATTCCAGAAGAAAAGATACGCTTCCGCCAGCAGCTACCGGAGGAGCGTGCCCACTACTCGCGCGACACCTGGGACGCGGAAATCCACAGCGAGCGCTTCGGCTGGGTGGAATGCGTTGGAATAGCCAACAGGGGAGACTACGACTTAAGCAGGCACATGCGCGAGAGCGGGGCAGATTTGACGGTGCTCATCCACTACGACGAGCCGAAAATCGTGAGGAAGCTGGAGGTTTCCCTCAACCTCAAGCGCGTTGGTCCGAAGCTGAGGAAAGACGCCAAGAGGATAAACGAGCTCATCAAGGGCTGGGACGAGGAGAAGAAGCGCGAGCTGGTCGGAATCCTTGAGAAAGAGGGCAAAATCACGATAGAGGGCTACGAGCTGGAGAGAGACGACTTCATAATAAGGGAAGTCGAGGAGAAAATAACCGGCGAGAAGATAGTCCCGCACGTCCTCGAGCCGAGTTTCGGAATAGATAGGCCCTTCTACCTGCTCCTCGAGAACAGTCTCGTCATCGAGGAGGACAGGACTTATCTAAAGCTCAAGAAGGACATGGCGCCGATTGAGGTTGCAGTTCTGCCCCTCGTCGCCAAGGAACCGCTGAAGAGCATAGCCTACGACGTCTTCAGGAAGCTCCAGAAAGCTGGCTTTATAGTCGTCTACGACGAGAAGGACACAATCGGAAAGCGCTATCTAAGGTACGACGAGATTGGAACGCCCTACTGCGTGACCATAGACAACCAGACGCCCGAGGACAACACGGTGACGATTCGCGACCGCGACACGAGGGAGCAGGTAAGGGTTAAGATAGAGGAGCTGCCGTCAAAGCTCAGGGAGCTGATCTTCGGGGAGTGA
- a CDS encoding HPP family protein: MHDVERALQSFHSMKLDDIMPPIASMPIVTVDTPILTVLKILRTRHHVWVVEDRESMRLEGVIRYLDVIDILLPPEAHKFKLGMTSRTLRSILGGAEKAGDVAERNVLTIEEDSTVLDALLKMRRYRTQVLAVVEGDRLVGEVSLRILVDEFLRLLRVGDVKWTQHGSSSQSESP; this comes from the coding sequence GTGCATGACGTTGAAAGGGCCCTTCAGAGTTTTCATTCCATGAAGCTGGACGACATAATGCCTCCGATAGCCTCAATGCCCATCGTTACCGTTGATACCCCCATCCTCACGGTTCTTAAAATCCTCAGGACGAGGCACCACGTCTGGGTCGTTGAGGACAGGGAGAGCATGAGGCTCGAAGGCGTCATCAGGTACCTCGACGTCATAGACATCCTCCTTCCCCCCGAGGCCCACAAGTTCAAGCTCGGAATGACCAGCAGGACCCTGAGGTCAATACTCGGAGGGGCTGAGAAAGCGGGCGACGTTGCCGAGAGAAACGTTCTCACGATCGAGGAGGACTCGACGGTTCTCGATGCCCTGCTCAAAATGAGGCGCTACAGGACTCAGGTTCTGGCCGTCGTCGAGGGCGACAGGCTCGTCGGGGAAGTGAGCCTCCGTATCCTGGTTGACGAGTTCCTTAGACTGCTGAGGGTGGGTGATGTGAAATGGACGCAACATGGATCCTCTTCACAATCGGAGTCTCCCTGA
- a CDS encoding LSm family protein, with protein sequence MAERPLDVIHRSLDKDVLVLLKRGGEFRGKLIGYDIHLNVVLAGADYIQDGEVVKSYGKIVVRGDNVLAISPVDIE encoded by the coding sequence ATGGCGGAAAGACCACTCGATGTTATTCACAGGTCCCTTGACAAGGACGTCCTCGTGCTCCTCAAGAGGGGTGGCGAGTTCAGGGGCAAGCTCATCGGTTACGACATCCACCTGAACGTTGTCCTCGCCGGAGCCGACTACATACAGGACGGCGAGGTCGTTAAGAGCTACGGTAAAATCGTCGTGAGGGGAGACAACGTTCTCGCGATCTCCCCGGTCGATATCGAGTGA
- the rad50 gene encoding DNA double-strand break repair ATPase Rad50, whose protein sequence is MRVRKIEIRNFRAHRKSVVEFSDGINLIIGQNGAGKSSILEAIFASLYLGHPSFPKGYLKANARVGTGELSLSLEFEHNGKTYRITRTTKKSELLENGRLIAEKSSDIARWVERNVYPLQIYTNALYIRQGEIEGIITNREVMEKVLRKVLGIEDYENAERNSADVIRELKRRKENLKRLIERKAEIEENLRDAEKRFAETLRKISELRKRERELSAEVEKLSKLYQEMKERKELITSLEKRIALLEKSLASEEKLLREREKRIGELKLELEELEEKKARLEELKPLAEEYTELGRLLKLKDELSKVEVGLSSLREKLRSLERETAKRAELEKKLEELKKKEAETRREYERLKERHRLYQRALSILGEAEKHRKELERAGYTVEKLEKELKEIEEAKEELEKLQEEISKVREKIASLKGKKAELMANMERLEGAKICPLCRRPIDEHEEGEILAEYRAEISRIEGEVKTLEEELEGLKKREVELRKLLAKEPKLIRLKKTADLLREAEEKLEELGVEELERDAELFEETKEKLIGLKKEIRGVRERLEELEGLEKEKEEVEKELHALEERKADILKRLSERGFKSFEEVEERIGELEKPYREFLSLKDVPRRIEVLERKLDVERRKADESRANMERLKAELGKAREELEEAREDFSEEDFERAEREYLEKSRVLERARAEREGAESLRDEIARLIDELKANLWEIEKAEKELELVEKALSDITAFREKIARLKAEEELRGLEEVQKLAGELFSEMTEGKYQGIRLRREKKYGKERIELKVLYAGNEVGIDFLSGGERIALGLAFRLALSLYKVGNLELLILDEPTPFLDEERRKKLVEIISSQLRKIPQVIIVSHDEELKDAADYVIRVTNAGEARVEVESLGAY, encoded by the coding sequence ATGAGGGTCAGGAAAATCGAGATTCGGAACTTCAGGGCCCACAGGAAAAGCGTTGTCGAGTTCAGCGACGGCATAAACCTGATAATCGGCCAGAATGGAGCGGGAAAGAGCTCAATCCTTGAGGCCATCTTCGCCTCGCTTTACCTCGGACACCCGAGCTTCCCGAAGGGTTACCTGAAGGCCAACGCTCGCGTCGGAACCGGTGAGCTTTCCCTGAGCCTGGAATTCGAGCACAACGGCAAAACCTACCGCATAACCAGAACAACGAAGAAGAGCGAGCTCCTCGAGAACGGACGGCTCATCGCGGAGAAGAGCTCAGATATAGCGCGCTGGGTCGAGCGGAACGTTTACCCCCTGCAGATCTACACGAACGCGCTCTACATTCGACAGGGCGAGATTGAGGGCATAATCACCAACCGCGAGGTCATGGAGAAGGTTCTGCGCAAGGTTCTCGGCATAGAGGACTACGAGAACGCCGAGAGGAACTCGGCCGATGTAATCCGCGAGCTGAAGAGGAGGAAGGAGAACCTCAAGAGGCTCATCGAGAGGAAAGCCGAAATCGAGGAGAACCTCAGGGATGCCGAGAAGAGGTTTGCCGAGACGCTGAGAAAGATTAGCGAGCTGAGGAAGAGGGAAAGGGAGCTTTCGGCCGAGGTGGAGAAGCTTTCCAAGCTCTATCAAGAGATGAAGGAGAGGAAAGAGCTGATAACCAGCCTTGAGAAGAGGATAGCTCTCCTCGAAAAATCGCTGGCGAGCGAGGAGAAACTTTTGAGGGAGAGGGAGAAGAGGATAGGGGAGCTGAAGCTCGAGCTCGAGGAGCTGGAGGAGAAGAAGGCGAGACTCGAGGAGCTGAAGCCCCTCGCAGAGGAATACACCGAGCTCGGCAGACTTCTCAAACTGAAGGACGAGCTTTCGAAGGTTGAGGTTGGGCTTTCCTCGCTGAGGGAGAAGCTCCGCTCCCTCGAGAGGGAAACGGCGAAGCGTGCTGAGCTGGAGAAAAAGCTTGAGGAGCTGAAGAAGAAAGAGGCTGAGACGAGGAGGGAATACGAGAGGCTCAAGGAGAGGCACAGGCTCTACCAGCGTGCCCTGTCAATCCTCGGTGAGGCCGAGAAGCACAGGAAGGAACTCGAGAGGGCCGGCTACACCGTCGAGAAGCTTGAGAAGGAACTCAAAGAAATCGAGGAAGCCAAGGAGGAGCTTGAAAAACTCCAGGAGGAGATTTCGAAGGTCAGGGAGAAGATAGCCTCGCTGAAGGGGAAAAAGGCGGAGCTTATGGCCAACATGGAGAGGCTGGAAGGGGCCAAAATCTGCCCCCTTTGCAGAAGGCCCATAGACGAGCACGAGGAAGGCGAAATCTTGGCAGAATACAGGGCTGAGATATCGAGGATTGAGGGGGAAGTTAAAACCCTTGAGGAGGAACTCGAAGGGCTGAAAAAGCGCGAGGTTGAGCTCAGGAAGCTCCTCGCGAAAGAGCCAAAGCTAATCCGCCTCAAGAAGACGGCCGATTTGCTCAGGGAGGCGGAGGAAAAGCTTGAGGAGCTCGGCGTTGAGGAGCTTGAGAGGGACGCCGAACTCTTCGAGGAAACGAAGGAGAAACTCATCGGTCTCAAGAAGGAAATCCGGGGCGTGAGGGAGAGGCTTGAGGAGCTTGAGGGCCTTGAGAAGGAAAAGGAAGAAGTAGAGAAGGAACTTCACGCCCTCGAGGAGAGAAAGGCTGACATTCTAAAGAGGCTCTCCGAGAGGGGGTTTAAGTCCTTCGAGGAGGTTGAGGAGAGGATTGGGGAGCTCGAGAAGCCCTACCGCGAGTTCCTCTCGCTGAAGGACGTTCCAAGGAGGATTGAGGTCCTCGAGAGGAAGCTCGACGTCGAGCGGAGGAAGGCCGATGAATCAAGGGCGAACATGGAGCGCCTGAAGGCCGAGCTCGGAAAGGCGAGAGAAGAGCTGGAGGAAGCCAGAGAGGACTTCTCGGAGGAGGACTTCGAGAGGGCCGAGAGGGAATACCTTGAGAAATCGAGAGTCCTTGAGAGGGCGAGGGCCGAGCGTGAAGGGGCGGAAAGCCTGAGGGACGAGATAGCTCGCTTAATAGACGAGCTGAAGGCGAACCTCTGGGAGATTGAAAAGGCCGAGAAAGAGCTCGAGCTCGTCGAGAAGGCCCTCTCGGATATAACGGCCTTCAGGGAGAAGATAGCCCGGCTGAAGGCGGAGGAAGAGCTGAGGGGCCTTGAAGAGGTGCAGAAGCTGGCCGGAGAGCTGTTCTCGGAGATGACCGAGGGCAAGTATCAGGGGATAAGGCTGAGGCGCGAGAAGAAGTACGGAAAGGAGAGGATTGAGCTCAAAGTCCTCTACGCGGGCAACGAGGTGGGAATAGACTTCCTCAGCGGTGGGGAGAGAATAGCGCTCGGTCTGGCCTTCCGCCTTGCCCTCTCGCTCTACAAGGTGGGCAACCTTGAGCTCCTCATACTGGACGAGCCGACGCCATTCCTCGACGAGGAGAGGAGGAAGAAGCTCGTGGAGATTATATCAAGCCAGCTGAGGAAGATACCGCAGGTAATCATCGTCTCTCACGACGAAGAGCTGAAGGACGCGGCCGACTACGTGATAAGGGTTACCAACGCCGGTGAAGCAAGGGTGGAGGTGGAGAGCCTTGGAGCGTATTGA
- a CDS encoding exonuclease SbcCD subunit D → MRFAHIADAHLGREQFNQPFRYEDYVRAFREAVEEAVKANVDFILIAGDLFHVSRPSPKALRDAVEILEIPRKKEIPVFAIEGNHDKTIREASIFDLLEHLGLLRTLGLRREEKKDEFLRSKKIADRYLVWAEVGDLKIYGLRHHTRWQLIRGNTNVLKALFKKGDILMLHQAVDYLAKDTPYQDAFDLRLSELPEGFSYYALGHIHVRKIAEPEQTGLNGPVVYPGSLERTDVREASHIIVYGERDRKPKVRENNQPKGFYIVEDFRPEFVEVETRPFYRVTVSGNSKAELRRKVEEVAGLIPKDAVAIIYLEGTVKGGVSLAEFNDLLKDSGIAYYAFRSRVTGEAIISKERVGEEILTEWERELFLHMRGETKEFPLDEFMDWLLEKYRLGVPAEMNARALKPAEEPKKPENVEKKRSKEEKHVKATPKREKQEKSKPEKKTGKKPKPAKPSSLDAWLRGGKR, encoded by the coding sequence ATGAGGTTCGCGCACATAGCCGATGCCCATCTCGGCAGGGAGCAGTTCAACCAGCCCTTCCGCTACGAGGACTACGTTAGGGCCTTCCGCGAGGCGGTTGAGGAGGCCGTTAAAGCGAACGTGGACTTCATACTCATCGCCGGAGACCTCTTCCATGTGAGCAGGCCGTCGCCGAAGGCCCTGCGCGATGCGGTTGAGATACTCGAAATCCCGAGGAAGAAGGAAATCCCGGTCTTCGCCATCGAGGGCAACCACGACAAGACGATTCGGGAAGCTTCCATCTTCGACCTGCTCGAACACCTGGGCCTTCTAAGGACCCTCGGCCTCAGGAGGGAGGAAAAGAAAGACGAGTTCCTGCGGAGCAAGAAAATAGCGGACCGCTACCTCGTCTGGGCCGAAGTTGGAGACCTCAAAATCTACGGCCTGAGACACCACACGCGCTGGCAGCTCATAAGGGGCAACACCAACGTCCTGAAGGCCCTCTTCAAGAAGGGGGACATCTTGATGCTCCACCAGGCCGTTGACTACCTCGCGAAGGACACGCCCTATCAAGACGCCTTTGACCTGAGGCTGAGCGAACTCCCCGAGGGCTTCTCCTACTACGCCCTCGGGCACATACACGTGAGGAAAATAGCCGAACCGGAGCAGACCGGGTTGAACGGGCCAGTCGTTTATCCCGGTTCGCTCGAGAGAACCGACGTGAGGGAGGCGAGCCACATAATAGTTTACGGCGAGAGGGACAGAAAGCCGAAGGTCAGGGAAAACAACCAGCCGAAGGGCTTCTACATCGTTGAAGACTTCCGGCCGGAGTTCGTCGAGGTCGAAACGAGGCCCTTCTACCGCGTTACGGTCTCGGGAAACTCAAAGGCCGAGCTCAGGCGGAAGGTCGAGGAGGTAGCGGGGCTGATTCCGAAAGATGCCGTGGCAATCATCTACCTCGAGGGGACGGTGAAGGGTGGCGTTAGTTTGGCGGAGTTCAACGACCTGCTGAAGGATTCAGGCATAGCCTACTACGCTTTCAGGAGCAGGGTCACGGGCGAGGCGATAATCTCGAAGGAGCGCGTGGGCGAGGAGATACTGACCGAGTGGGAGAGGGAGCTCTTCCTCCACATGAGGGGTGAAACCAAGGAGTTCCCGCTCGACGAGTTCATGGACTGGCTCCTTGAGAAGTACCGCCTCGGCGTTCCGGCGGAGATGAATGCAAGGGCCCTCAAACCAGCGGAAGAGCCGAAGAAACCGGAAAACGTCGAAAAGAAACGGTCGAAAGAGGAAAAGCACGTGAAGGCAACTCCGAAGAGGGAGAAACAGGAAAAGTCAAAACCCGAAAAGAAGACCGGAAAGAAACCGAAGCCGGCAAAGCCGTCGAGCCTCGACGCGTGGCTGAGGGGTGGTAAGCGATGA
- a CDS encoding DUF72 domain-containing protein, translated as MIKVGTCGFCEGRAKYFRDFDAVEVQQTFYRILGEKTLERWRKEAPEGFTFAVKAFQGVTHPPNSPTWRRSNVKPGKNVGLLRPTSDVLHFWRVTLKEAETLGARFILIQLPRSFKESEESFTNAERFFEMIDRGNFEIAVELRGWSEEGIKRFVRAFDVIDVTDPLVRIPLHSGETNYYRLHGRYENGRIIYRHSYSDEELQKVRERVLGWNRSESFVFFNNTDMCRDAKRFKAIVGGG; from the coding sequence ATGATTAAGGTTGGAACGTGTGGCTTCTGCGAGGGAAGGGCGAAGTATTTCCGGGACTTCGACGCGGTTGAGGTTCAGCAGACCTTTTACAGAATCCTTGGGGAGAAAACCCTCGAGCGCTGGAGGAAAGAGGCACCAGAAGGTTTTACTTTCGCGGTGAAGGCCTTTCAGGGCGTAACGCATCCCCCAAACAGCCCGACGTGGCGGAGGAGCAACGTGAAGCCGGGCAAAAACGTCGGCCTTTTGAGGCCAACGAGCGACGTCCTTCACTTCTGGCGGGTAACGCTCAAAGAGGCCGAAACCCTCGGCGCGCGCTTCATTCTCATCCAGCTCCCCCGGAGCTTTAAAGAGAGCGAGGAGAGCTTCACCAACGCGGAAAGGTTCTTCGAGATGATTGACAGGGGAAACTTCGAGATAGCCGTTGAGCTGAGGGGCTGGAGCGAGGAGGGGATTAAGCGCTTCGTTAGGGCCTTCGACGTCATAGACGTAACAGACCCGCTCGTGAGGATTCCGCTCCACAGCGGCGAGACGAACTACTACCGCCTTCACGGGCGCTACGAGAACGGGCGGATAATTTACCGGCACTCCTACAGCGACGAGGAACTGCAAAAAGTTCGAGAGCGCGTCCTCGGCTGGAACAGGAGTGAGAGCTTCGTCTTCTTCAACAACACCGACATGTGCCGGGACGCGAAGAGGTTCAAGGCGATTGTGGGGGGAGGATAA
- a CDS encoding cation:proton antiporter: MDATWILFTIGVSLILAKIGDSIIERFELPGVLGELLMGMLLGNLVYFGIVAPQYLPITTGQGFETMATEISKFLAKLGIIFLLFLGALDTDIQQLKRTGVTATISTVMGVFVPLIMGWYALMAMGYPSREAFAGGVLLTATSIGLTVRVMMDLGVLRSEVGAASLSASVMDDFLGIALVIFAVGSGGLINLSVKIVAFFIITGVIGWYLIDYYIRFAERLHVEKGILGMAIGMMFLFAALAEGWFAAAIEGAFMMGLILSKLPEGKRMMEDVRAIGYGLLVPFFFVHTGAMLNLKVFENGNAIKLAAVLSTIAIIGKVVGRGFGAWITAWGRGRDFLLTRENFWMSLQMGVGSIPRTEVALVDLMVAIQGGAIPQKDAPEFIAATLIFITVSVLITPPLLKWAFKRDIESTISQKVEKRKSKISDRKKKVAQKRQESRSKGG; this comes from the coding sequence ATGGACGCAACATGGATCCTCTTCACAATCGGAGTCTCCCTGATCCTGGCGAAGATCGGGGACAGTATAATCGAGAGGTTTGAGCTGCCCGGTGTCCTCGGAGAACTCCTCATGGGAATGCTCCTCGGGAACCTCGTCTACTTCGGAATAGTCGCCCCCCAGTACCTGCCGATCACCACGGGCCAGGGCTTTGAGACGATGGCAACGGAGATCTCGAAGTTTCTCGCGAAGCTCGGTATAATATTCCTCCTCTTTCTGGGCGCCCTCGATACCGACATCCAGCAGCTCAAGCGCACGGGCGTGACGGCCACGATATCAACCGTCATGGGTGTTTTCGTTCCGCTGATCATGGGCTGGTACGCCCTCATGGCCATGGGTTATCCGAGCAGGGAAGCCTTCGCCGGCGGCGTTCTTCTAACGGCGACGAGCATAGGTCTAACGGTCAGGGTTATGATGGATTTAGGCGTTCTCAGGAGCGAGGTTGGGGCGGCATCGCTGAGCGCAAGCGTCATGGACGACTTCCTCGGCATAGCGCTGGTTATCTTTGCAGTTGGAAGCGGCGGTTTGATCAACCTGAGCGTCAAGATAGTGGCGTTCTTCATAATAACCGGCGTCATCGGCTGGTATCTCATTGACTACTACATCCGCTTCGCCGAGCGGCTCCACGTGGAGAAGGGCATCCTCGGAATGGCGATAGGCATGATGTTTCTCTTCGCGGCCCTCGCCGAGGGCTGGTTCGCCGCCGCCATCGAGGGTGCCTTCATGATGGGCCTGATCCTCTCCAAACTGCCAGAGGGCAAGAGGATGATGGAGGACGTCAGGGCGATAGGCTACGGTCTCCTCGTGCCCTTCTTCTTCGTGCACACAGGGGCGATGCTCAACCTCAAGGTCTTCGAGAACGGGAACGCGATCAAACTCGCCGCGGTGCTCTCGACGATAGCGATAATCGGAAAGGTCGTTGGCAGGGGCTTCGGAGCATGGATAACGGCCTGGGGAAGGGGAAGGGACTTCCTGCTCACGAGGGAGAACTTCTGGATGTCCCTCCAGATGGGGGTAGGCTCGATACCGAGGACGGAGGTTGCCCTCGTCGATTTAATGGTGGCGATACAGGGAGGGGCGATTCCCCAGAAGGACGCACCGGAGTTCATAGCCGCAACGCTGATATTCATAACCGTATCGGTGCTGATAACGCCTCCCCTCCTCAAGTGGGCCTTCAAGCGGGACATCGAGAGCACTATCTCCCAGAAGGTCGAGAAGAGGAAGAGCAAGATCTCGGACAGGAAGAAGAAGGTCGCCCA
- a CDS encoding ATPase domain-containing protein: MVERISTGIPGLDEMLGGGLIAGRAYLVEGPPGAGKTILAMHFAMAGVERGENALYVTLEEPADQLKEDMAGLGFNVGSENFKIVDATPVNPERSIVFSESPDIEFGESFERLLNSLSAELRKREYRRVVVDPITMVKLTVPDELEYRKIFLSFLKTLRRYNVTVLMTSELEKSDVEKYLVSGVIRLTRVVSGDKPVRAIQITKFRGSAFDEAMRPYRITSRGIQIFPGETVFV, translated from the coding sequence ATGGTAGAGAGGATATCCACTGGAATACCGGGACTCGATGAGATGCTCGGGGGAGGCCTGATAGCGGGAAGGGCCTATCTCGTCGAAGGACCTCCCGGAGCAGGTAAGACCATACTGGCGATGCACTTCGCCATGGCCGGTGTTGAGAGGGGCGAGAACGCCCTTTACGTAACCCTTGAAGAGCCCGCGGATCAGCTAAAGGAGGACATGGCGGGACTCGGTTTCAACGTTGGAAGCGAGAACTTCAAGATAGTGGACGCGACCCCCGTGAACCCCGAGAGAAGCATCGTGTTCTCAGAGAGCCCGGACATCGAATTCGGGGAGAGCTTTGAGAGACTTCTCAACTCCCTGAGCGCGGAGCTCAGAAAAAGGGAATACCGGAGGGTGGTCGTCGATCCGATAACCATGGTCAAGCTAACCGTGCCGGACGAGCTCGAATACAGGAAGATATTCCTCTCCTTCCTCAAGACCCTCAGGCGGTACAACGTCACCGTTCTGATGACGTCGGAGCTCGAGAAAAGCGACGTGGAGAAGTACCTCGTCAGCGGCGTGATCAGGCTCACCAGGGTCGTCTCGGGGGACAAACCCGTCAGGGCCATTCAGATAACCAAGTTCAGGGGTTCGGCCTTCGACGAGGCCATGAGGCCGTACCGGATAACGAGCAGGGGAATACAGATCTTCCCTGGGGAGACCGTGTTCGTTTAA
- a CDS encoding DNA double-strand break repair nuclease NurA: MERIDDRHLEEIRHFLRESRKELGKLVPLVRKHYRWESLPEPKKAKVYAVDGSRMAKRLSGAIIYAVSASAVGDDLYYWNDIGALFPYSNADDRIRVHMDTLEKRMGALVGEMSDLVLMDGTISGALIRPPSYANSTTNQLYERHGRTLLEASLDFLDYLNKQWNEWKRELKKGVISGPSLLARGREGKSIFKILEEKGSRSIRGKIWWVVDAENLIVLFEYLEYLHALDRLLGNEIASIAKTFYRSDVIGTVAEREKLKKVPIMVDTPVVASLTDKSGYLRFSSKVGKKEALAQLILDLMEHGFFENLREILVLDGRKIEGARINPAYVRFADGGLIYLLEVPEGQDFEETLAKILSVAEDEYVIPLEYAHHSVVIKKREFDAYVDAILSAIVGEDEAYLNFLRYGREPLE; this comes from the coding sequence TTGGAGCGTATTGACGACCGGCACCTCGAGGAAATCAGGCACTTCCTCAGGGAGAGCAGGAAAGAGCTCGGAAAGCTCGTTCCCCTCGTGAGGAAGCACTACCGCTGGGAGAGCTTACCCGAGCCGAAGAAAGCTAAGGTTTACGCCGTTGACGGCAGTAGAATGGCCAAGAGGCTCAGCGGGGCGATAATCTACGCCGTCTCCGCATCGGCGGTCGGCGATGACCTCTACTACTGGAACGACATCGGGGCGCTCTTCCCCTACAGCAACGCGGACGACAGGATAAGGGTTCACATGGATACCTTAGAAAAAAGAATGGGTGCCCTCGTCGGGGAAATGTCGGACCTCGTGCTCATGGACGGCACGATAAGCGGGGCACTCATAAGACCGCCGAGCTACGCGAACTCGACCACGAACCAGCTCTATGAAAGACACGGGAGGACGCTCTTGGAGGCCTCGCTGGACTTCCTTGACTACCTAAACAAACAATGGAACGAGTGGAAGCGGGAGCTCAAAAAGGGCGTCATCTCGGGTCCATCTCTGCTCGCCCGCGGGAGAGAAGGAAAGTCAATCTTCAAGATACTGGAGGAGAAGGGCTCGAGGAGCATTCGCGGAAAAATCTGGTGGGTTGTGGATGCCGAAAACCTGATAGTCCTCTTCGAATACCTTGAATACCTCCACGCCCTTGACAGGCTTTTGGGAAACGAGATAGCCTCGATAGCCAAGACCTTCTACCGCTCCGACGTCATAGGGACGGTAGCAGAGAGGGAGAAGCTGAAAAAAGTTCCAATAATGGTGGACACGCCCGTCGTAGCTTCGCTGACCGATAAGAGCGGTTACCTGCGCTTCTCGTCGAAGGTCGGCAAGAAGGAGGCCCTCGCTCAGTTAATCCTCGACCTCATGGAGCACGGCTTTTTCGAGAACCTTCGCGAGATTCTCGTCCTCGACGGGAGGAAGATAGAGGGCGCGAGAATTAACCCGGCCTACGTCCGCTTCGCAGACGGGGGATTGATTTATCTCCTCGAGGTTCCGGAGGGGCAGGACTTCGAGGAAACGCTGGCAAAAATCCTCTCTGTGGCCGAAGATGAGTACGTGATTCCGCTCGAATACGCGCACCACTCGGTCGTAATCAAGAAGAGGGAGTTCGACGCCTACGTTGACGCAATCCTGAGCGCGATAGTTGGCGAGGACGAGGCATACCTGAACTTCCTGCGCTACGGAAGGGAACCGCTGGAGTGA